The Streptomyces cynarae genome contains a region encoding:
- a CDS encoding stage II sporulation protein M, which produces MDLDVFVSTHRAEWDRLEALLRRRRRLTGAEADELVALYQRTATHLSVIQSSAPDPQLTGRLSQLVARARSAVTGTRRASWRDVTRFLTHGFPAAVYRSRRWWVPTALLSTVVAVLLGWWIGTHPDVQASIAAPGELRDLTRPGGEYETYYSSHPAAAFAAQVWTNNARAAAMCLVLGIFLGLPVLWILFENMLNLGVGIGLMSSVGRLDTFLGLVLPHGLLELTAVFVAAGTGLRLGWTLVDPGPRTRRTALAEEGRAALGMAIGLTLVLFVSGAIEGFVTPSGLPTWARIAIGIAAELAFLAYVYVLGGRAARAGDTGDVDADERSATVPTAA; this is translated from the coding sequence ATGGACCTCGACGTGTTCGTGTCCACCCACCGCGCCGAGTGGGACCGCCTCGAAGCCCTGCTGCGCCGCCGGCGCCGCCTCACCGGAGCCGAGGCGGACGAACTCGTCGCCCTCTACCAGCGCACCGCCACCCATCTCTCGGTGATCCAGTCCAGCGCACCCGACCCCCAGCTCACCGGCCGGCTCAGTCAACTGGTGGCACGCGCGCGCAGCGCCGTGACGGGTACGCGCCGCGCCTCGTGGCGGGATGTCACGCGCTTCCTCACGCACGGTTTCCCCGCCGCCGTCTACCGTTCGCGCCGCTGGTGGGTACCCACGGCACTGCTCTCGACAGTGGTGGCGGTGCTCCTGGGGTGGTGGATCGGCACCCACCCGGACGTCCAGGCATCGATCGCGGCCCCCGGCGAACTACGCGACCTGACACGCCCCGGCGGTGAGTACGAGACGTACTACTCCAGCCATCCCGCCGCCGCTTTCGCCGCACAGGTGTGGACGAACAACGCCCGAGCCGCCGCCATGTGCCTGGTCCTGGGCATCTTCCTCGGCCTCCCGGTGCTGTGGATCCTCTTCGAGAACATGCTGAACCTGGGGGTCGGCATCGGCCTGATGTCCTCGGTCGGCCGCCTCGACACCTTCCTCGGCCTGGTCCTCCCGCACGGGCTGCTGGAACTGACGGCGGTCTTCGTGGCCGCCGGAACAGGGCTGCGACTCGGCTGGACCCTCGTCGACCCGGGTCCCCGGACCCGCCGCACCGCCCTCGCCGAAGAGGGCAGGGCCGCCTTGGGCATGGCCATCGGACTCACGCTGGTCCTGTTCGTCTCGGGTGCCATCGAGGGGTTCGTGACCCCCTCCGGCCTTCCCACCTGGGCCCGGATCGCGATAGGCATCGCCGCTGAGCTGGCCTTCCTCGCGTACGTCTATGTCCTCGGTGGACGCGCGGCGCGGGCCGGGGACACGGGGGACGTGGACGCGGACGAGCGCAGCGCGACCGTTCCGACGGCGGCGTGA
- a CDS encoding RDD family protein translates to MSELVTGEAVALELRPAKLPSRALAVLLDLVVAVLVYVLVMIALVASTSGLDEAAQTAVSIAAFVLVPVGGPIAVETLSHGRSLGKLACGLRVVRDDGGPIRFRHALVRGAVGVVEILTTFGVVACIASLVSARGRRLGDVFAGTLVVRERVPAGRASFVPPPPPWLAGRFSALDLSAVPDGLWLAIRQYLTRMHQLDPQVGWTMAERLAADLAARTGVPTPPGVPPAAYLAAVVQERQAREARRASGGWGAVEAVEGGPQAGAAAQQPYAAPQAPVPVAPVTPQDQQPAPTPPMRPTPPEPPARPSTGFAPPG, encoded by the coding sequence GTGAGTGAGCTAGTGACGGGTGAGGCGGTGGCGCTGGAGCTGCGCCCCGCGAAGCTGCCGAGCCGGGCGCTGGCCGTGTTGCTCGACCTGGTGGTGGCCGTGCTCGTCTACGTCCTTGTGATGATCGCCCTGGTGGCGTCCACGTCCGGCCTTGACGAGGCCGCGCAGACCGCGGTGTCGATCGCCGCCTTCGTCCTCGTGCCGGTGGGCGGGCCGATCGCGGTGGAGACGCTGAGCCATGGGCGTTCGCTGGGCAAGCTGGCGTGCGGGCTGCGGGTGGTGCGGGACGACGGGGGGCCGATCCGGTTCCGGCACGCGTTGGTACGGGGCGCGGTCGGTGTGGTCGAGATCCTCACGACCTTCGGGGTCGTGGCGTGCATCGCCTCGCTGGTGTCGGCACGGGGGCGGCGGCTCGGTGACGTGTTCGCGGGCACGCTCGTGGTGCGCGAGCGGGTGCCCGCCGGCCGTGCGTCCTTCGTGCCTCCGCCGCCGCCGTGGCTGGCCGGGCGGTTCTCCGCGCTCGACCTCTCGGCCGTTCCGGACGGGCTGTGGTTGGCGATCCGGCAGTACCTGACCCGGATGCACCAGCTGGATCCGCAGGTGGGCTGGACGATGGCGGAACGTCTCGCCGCGGACCTGGCGGCTCGTACGGGCGTGCCGACACCGCCCGGGGTGCCGCCGGCCGCTTATCTGGCTGCGGTGGTGCAGGAACGGCAGGCACGGGAGGCCCGGCGGGCCTCCGGCGGCTGGGGGGCTGTCGAGGCCGTCGAAGGTGGTCCGCAGGCCGGCGCCGCAGCTCAGCAGCCCTACGCCGCGCCCCAGGCCCCGGTGCCCGTGGCCCCCGTGACCCCGCAGGACCAGCAGCCGGCACCGACGCCGCCCATGCGGCCGACTCCACCCGAACCGCCGGCTCGGCCCTCCACCGGCTTCGCGCCGCCCGGGTGA
- the ahcY gene encoding adenosylhomocysteinase — translation MTTVENRQDFKVADLSLAEFGRKEITLAEHEMPGLMAIRREYAGVQPLAGARITGSLHMTVQTAVLIETLAALGAQVRWASCNIFSTQDHAAAAIAVGPNGTPDDPQGIPVFAWKGETLEEYWWCTEQALTWPDSPTGGPNMILDDGGDATLLVHKGVEYEKDGKVPSPETAESEEHRVILQLLTRTLGEDPQKWTRLASEIRGVTEETTTGVHRLYEMQREGTLLFPAINVNDAVTKSKFDNKYGCRHSLIDGINRATDTLIGGKTAVVCGYGDVGKGCAESLRGQGARVIVTEIDPICALQAAMDGYQVTTLDEVVDKADIFVTTTGNRDIIMAGDMARMKHQAIVGNIGHFDNEIDMAGLAKVPGIVKDEVKPQVHTWTFPDGKKIIVLSEGRLLNLGNATGHPSFVMSNSFADQTLAQIELFTKPDAYPTGVYVLPKHLDEKVARLHLDALGVKLTELRPEQAAYIGVEVEGPYKPDHYRY, via the coding sequence ATGACGACTGTCGAGAACCGACAGGACTTCAAGGTCGCCGACCTTTCTCTGGCCGAGTTCGGCCGCAAGGAGATCACCCTCGCCGAGCACGAGATGCCGGGCCTGATGGCGATCCGCAGGGAGTACGCCGGGGTGCAGCCCCTGGCCGGCGCCCGTATCACCGGCTCTCTGCACATGACCGTCCAGACCGCCGTCCTCATCGAGACCCTCGCCGCTCTCGGCGCGCAGGTCCGCTGGGCGTCCTGCAACATCTTCTCCACCCAGGACCACGCGGCCGCCGCCATCGCCGTCGGGCCGAACGGCACGCCCGACGACCCGCAGGGCATCCCGGTCTTCGCGTGGAAGGGGGAGACGCTCGAGGAGTACTGGTGGTGCACGGAGCAGGCGCTGACGTGGCCGGACAGCCCCACCGGTGGCCCGAACATGATCCTCGACGACGGCGGTGACGCCACCCTGCTGGTCCACAAGGGCGTCGAGTACGAGAAGGACGGAAAGGTCCCCTCGCCCGAGACGGCCGAGTCCGAAGAGCACCGCGTCATCCTCCAGCTGCTGACCCGCACCCTGGGTGAGGACCCGCAGAAGTGGACCCGGCTGGCGTCCGAGATCCGCGGGGTGACCGAGGAGACCACGACCGGTGTCCACCGCCTGTACGAGATGCAGCGCGAGGGCACCCTCCTGTTCCCGGCGATCAATGTCAACGACGCCGTCACCAAGTCGAAGTTCGACAACAAGTACGGCTGCCGCCACTCCCTGATCGACGGCATCAACCGCGCCACGGACACCCTCATCGGTGGCAAGACGGCGGTCGTCTGCGGTTACGGCGATGTGGGCAAGGGCTGCGCGGAGTCCCTGCGCGGTCAGGGCGCCCGCGTGATCGTCACCGAGATCGACCCGATCTGCGCGCTGCAGGCGGCGATGGACGGCTACCAGGTCACGACGCTGGACGAGGTCGTCGACAAGGCCGACATCTTCGTCACCACGACCGGCAACCGGGACATCATCATGGCCGGTGACATGGCCAGGATGAAGCACCAGGCGATCGTCGGAAACATCGGCCACTTCGACAACGAGATCGACATGGCCGGCCTGGCCAAGGTCCCCGGCATCGTCAAGGACGAGGTCAAGCCGCAGGTCCACACTTGGACCTTCCCCGACGGCAAGAAGATCATCGTCCTCTCCGAGGGCCGTCTGCTGAACCTGGGCAACGCCACCGGTCACCCCTCGTTCGTGATGTCCAACTCCTTCGCGGACCAGACGCTGGCCCAGATCGAGCTGTTCACCAAGCCCGACGCGTACCCGACCGGCGTGTATGTGCTGCCCAAGCACCTCGACGAGAAGGTCGCCCGTCTCCACCTGGACGCGCTCGGCGTGAAGCTGACCGAGCTCCGCCCCGAGCAGGCGGCGTACATCGGCGTCGAGGTCGAAGGCCCGTACAAGCCGGACCACTACCGCTACTGA
- a CDS encoding cation diffusion facilitator family transporter: protein MSASGGTRAIVAALGANLAIAASKFVAFAFSGSSSMLAEGVHSLADSGNQFLLLIGGKRARREATPQHPFGYGRERFIYAFLVSIVLFSIGGMFAIYEGYEKIRHPHALENWYWPVGVLIFAIIAEGFSFRTAIKESNELRGKLSWAQFIRRAKAPELPVVLLEDFGALIGLVLALGGVGLALLTGDGIWDGIGTVCIGVLLVLIALVLAAETKSLLLGEAAGVDVVKQIEAAIVDGETVTGLIHMRTLHLGPEELLIAAKIAVQHDDTAAQVASAINAAEARIRAAVPIARVIYLEPDIYSEAEATKGPDPEATPGGPGPSTGH, encoded by the coding sequence ATGAGCGCGTCAGGCGGCACCAGGGCGATCGTGGCGGCACTCGGCGCCAACCTCGCGATCGCGGCATCGAAGTTCGTCGCGTTCGCCTTCAGCGGCTCGTCGTCGATGCTCGCGGAGGGCGTCCACTCGCTCGCCGACTCCGGCAACCAGTTCCTGCTGCTGATCGGCGGCAAGCGCGCCCGGCGCGAGGCGACCCCGCAGCACCCGTTCGGCTACGGCCGCGAGCGGTTCATCTACGCCTTCCTCGTCTCCATCGTCCTCTTCTCCATCGGCGGCATGTTCGCCATCTATGAGGGCTACGAGAAGATCCGGCACCCGCACGCCCTGGAGAACTGGTACTGGCCGGTGGGCGTCCTCATCTTCGCGATCATCGCGGAGGGCTTCTCCTTCCGCACGGCGATAAAGGAGTCCAACGAACTGCGCGGCAAGCTCTCCTGGGCGCAGTTCATCCGCCGGGCCAAGGCCCCGGAGCTGCCGGTCGTCCTCCTGGAGGACTTCGGCGCACTCATCGGTCTGGTCCTCGCCCTCGGCGGCGTCGGCCTCGCCCTGCTCACCGGCGACGGCATCTGGGACGGCATCGGCACCGTCTGCATCGGTGTCCTCCTCGTCCTGATCGCCCTGGTCCTCGCCGCCGAGACCAAGTCCCTGCTCCTCGGCGAGGCCGCGGGCGTCGACGTGGTCAAGCAGATCGAGGCGGCGATCGTCGACGGCGAGACGGTCACCGGCCTCATCCACATGCGCACACTCCACCTGGGCCCCGAGGAACTGCTCATCGCCGCCAAGATCGCCGTGCAGCACGACGACACGGCCGCCCAGGTCGCCTCCGCGATCAACGCCGCCGAGGCCCGCATCCGCGCCGCCGTCCCCATCGCCCGCGTCATCTACCTCGAGCCCGACATCTACAGCGAGGCCGAGGCCACCAAGGGCCCGGACCCCGAGGCGACGCCCGGCGGCCCGGGACCGAGCACCGGACACTGA
- the manA gene encoding mannose-6-phosphate isomerase, class I, with translation MDRLDNTIRPYAWGSTTAIPRLLGVAPTGEPQAEMWMGAHPGAPSRTPRGPLNEVIDKAPESELGQRTLARFGPRLPFLLKILAAGAPLSLQVHPDLEQAKAGYADEERRGIPVDAAHRNYKDANHKPELICALTEFDGLCGFRAPDAAADLLAGLDVDSLKPYVDVLHAHPEDAALREVLTAVLSADPEEMTHTVTEAAAACARLGGAYAPYADIAHHYPGDPGVIAAMLLNHVRLQPGEALYLGAGVPHAYLSGLGVEIMANSDNVLRCGLTPKHVDVPELLRIVRFEASDPGVLRPEASADGEEVYETPIDEFRLSRYVVTEGAAPHDLTRATPQILLCTAGSVRAGDQVLAPGESVFVPAEDKAEVSGAGTVFRATVAA, from the coding sequence ATGGATCGCCTCGACAACACCATCCGCCCCTACGCCTGGGGTTCGACCACCGCCATCCCCCGGCTCCTCGGCGTGGCGCCGACCGGTGAACCGCAGGCGGAGATGTGGATGGGCGCCCACCCGGGCGCGCCGTCGCGCACCCCGCGCGGCCCGCTCAACGAGGTGATCGACAAAGCACCCGAGAGCGAGCTGGGACAGCGGACTCTCGCCCGGTTCGGCCCCCGGCTGCCGTTCCTGCTGAAGATCCTCGCCGCCGGCGCCCCGCTCTCCCTCCAGGTCCACCCCGACCTGGAGCAGGCGAAGGCGGGCTACGCCGACGAGGAGCGCCGCGGCATCCCGGTGGATGCGGCCCACCGCAACTACAAGGACGCCAACCACAAGCCCGAACTGATCTGCGCCCTCACCGAGTTCGACGGCCTGTGCGGCTTCCGGGCCCCCGACGCCGCCGCCGACCTGCTCGCCGGACTCGACGTCGACTCCCTCAAGCCGTACGTCGACGTGCTGCACGCCCATCCCGAGGACGCCGCCCTGCGCGAGGTCCTCACCGCCGTGCTGAGCGCCGACCCCGAGGAGATGACCCACACGGTCACCGAGGCGGCGGCCGCCTGCGCCCGCCTCGGCGGCGCCTACGCCCCGTACGCCGACATCGCCCACCACTACCCCGGTGACCCGGGTGTGATCGCCGCGATGCTGCTCAACCACGTCCGACTGCAGCCGGGCGAGGCCCTCTACCTCGGCGCCGGCGTCCCGCACGCCTACCTGAGCGGCCTCGGGGTCGAGATCATGGCCAACTCCGACAACGTCCTGCGCTGCGGCCTGACCCCCAAGCACGTCGACGTCCCCGAACTGCTGCGGATCGTCCGCTTCGAGGCGAGCGACCCCGGCGTTTTGCGCCCGGAGGCCTCCGCGGACGGCGAGGAGGTCTACGAGACCCCGATCGACGAGTTCCGCCTGTCCCGGTACGTGGTGACCGAGGGCGCCGCCCCGCACGACCTCACGCGCGCGACCCCGCAGATCCTGCTGTGCACGGCCGGTTCCGTCCGCGCGGGCGACCAGGTGCTAGCGCCCGGCGAGTCGGTGTTCGTACCTGCGGAGGACAAGGCCGAGGTGTCCGGGGCCGGCACGGTCTTCCGGGCCACGGTCGCCGCCTGA
- a CDS encoding Trm112 family protein: MPLEAGLLEILACPACHAPLKEEESELVCTGQDCGLAYPVRDGIPVLLVDEARRPA; the protein is encoded by the coding sequence ATGCCGCTCGAAGCCGGACTCCTCGAGATCCTCGCCTGCCCGGCGTGCCACGCACCGCTCAAGGAGGAGGAGAGCGAGCTGGTCTGCACCGGCCAGGACTGCGGCCTCGCCTACCCCGTCCGGGACGGCATCCCGGTCCTGCTCGTCGACGAAGCCCGCCGCCCCGCCTGA
- a CDS encoding phosphomannomutase/phosphoglucomutase, with the protein MAADLSQIVKAYDVRGVVPDQWDETLAELFGAAFAQVTGADAIVIGHDMRPSSPGLADAFARGAAGRGADVTEIGLCSTDQLYYASGALNLPGAMFTASHNPAKYNGIKMCRAGAAPVGQDTGLAEIRALVEEWLDGEAPQPVETPGTITQRDTLDDYAAYLRSLADLTSIRRLKVVVDAGNGMGGHTVPTVLAGLPVDLVPMYFELDGTFPNHEANPLDPKNIVDLQKRVREEGADIGIAFDGDADRCFVVDEHGDPVTPSAITALVAARELAKHGGKGAVIHNLITSWSVPEVVRENGGTPVRTRVGHSFIKAEMARTGAIFGGEHSAHYYFKDFWNADTGMLAALHVLAALGGQEGPLSQLVAEYDRYAGSGEINSTVDDQKGRLAAIKAAYEGREGIELDELDGLTVSSADWWFNVRPSNTEPLLRLNAEARDEATMAKIRDEALEIIRA; encoded by the coding sequence GTGGCTGCTGATCTGTCGCAGATCGTGAAGGCGTACGACGTACGCGGGGTGGTCCCGGACCAGTGGGACGAGACGCTGGCCGAGCTGTTCGGCGCGGCTTTCGCCCAGGTGACCGGTGCGGACGCGATCGTGATCGGCCACGACATGCGGCCCTCCTCCCCGGGCCTGGCGGACGCCTTCGCGCGTGGAGCCGCCGGACGCGGTGCGGACGTCACCGAGATCGGCCTGTGCTCGACGGACCAGCTGTACTACGCGTCGGGCGCGCTGAACCTGCCGGGCGCCATGTTCACCGCCTCGCACAACCCGGCGAAGTACAACGGCATCAAGATGTGCCGCGCGGGCGCCGCGCCCGTCGGCCAGGACACGGGCCTCGCCGAGATCCGCGCTCTGGTCGAGGAGTGGCTGGACGGGGAGGCGCCGCAGCCCGTGGAGACGCCGGGCACGATCACCCAGCGCGACACGCTGGACGACTACGCGGCGTACCTGCGCTCGCTCGCCGACCTGACCTCCATCCGCCGACTGAAGGTCGTCGTGGACGCCGGCAACGGCATGGGCGGCCACACCGTGCCGACCGTCCTCGCCGGGCTGCCCGTCGACCTGGTTCCCATGTACTTCGAGCTGGACGGCACCTTCCCGAACCACGAGGCCAACCCGCTCGACCCGAAGAACATCGTCGACCTGCAGAAGCGGGTGCGCGAAGAGGGCGCCGACATCGGCATCGCCTTCGACGGCGACGCGGACCGCTGCTTCGTCGTCGACGAGCACGGCGACCCGGTCACCCCGTCCGCGATCACCGCGCTGGTCGCAGCCCGGGAACTGGCCAAGCACGGCGGCAAGGGCGCGGTCATCCACAACCTGATCACCTCCTGGTCGGTGCCCGAGGTCGTCCGGGAGAACGGCGGCACGCCGGTCCGCACCCGCGTCGGCCACTCCTTCATCAAGGCCGAGATGGCCCGCACCGGCGCCATCTTCGGCGGCGAGCACTCCGCGCACTACTACTTCAAGGACTTCTGGAACGCCGACACGGGCATGCTCGCCGCGCTCCACGTCCTCGCGGCCCTCGGCGGCCAGGAGGGCCCGCTCTCCCAGCTCGTGGCCGAGTACGACCGCTATGCGGGCTCCGGCGAGATCAACTCCACGGTCGACGACCAGAAGGGCCGCCTCGCCGCCATCAAGGCCGCCTACGAGGGCCGCGAGGGCATCGAACTGGACGAGCTGGACGGCCTGACCGTCTCCTCCGCCGACTGGTGGTTCAACGTCCGCCCGTCCAACACCGAACCGCTCCTGCGCCTGAACGCCGAGGCGAGGGACGAGGCGACCATGGCGAAGATCCGGGACGAGGCACTGGAGATCATCCGCGCCTGA
- a CDS encoding DUF3499 domain-containing protein, which translates to MGESRRGPLKSAVPSNVVSPVRRCSRTACGRPAVATLTYVYADSTAVLGPLATYAEPHCYDLCAEHSERLTAPRGWEVVRLLDGSAPTRPSGDDLEALANAVREAARPHQRTAEAGGGGSARTADPMEVARRGHLRVLRSPDN; encoded by the coding sequence CTGGGGGAGAGTCGTCGCGGCCCGCTCAAGAGTGCGGTACCGTCCAACGTCGTGAGCCCTGTACGTCGCTGTTCGCGCACCGCTTGCGGCCGACCCGCCGTCGCGACGCTGACGTACGTCTACGCCGACTCGACCGCGGTCCTCGGCCCGCTCGCCACCTACGCCGAACCCCACTGCTACGACCTGTGCGCCGAGCACTCCGAGCGGCTGACCGCGCCGCGCGGCTGGGAGGTCGTCCGGCTGCTGGACGGATCGGCCCCCACGCGCCCGAGCGGCGACGACCTCGAGGCGCTGGCCAACGCGGTCCGCGAGGCGGCCCGCCCGCACCAGCGCACGGCCGAGGCGGGCGGCGGCGGCAGCGCCCGTACGGCCGACCCGATGGAGGTCGCACGCCGCGGCCATCTGCGCGTCCTGCGCTCACCCGACAACTGA
- a CDS encoding metallopeptidase family protein, translated as MDTPVPPRAAAPAPRRRDRHGRGMRGPVAPPQVPLSASRAEVFADLVQDSVERLERRWPQLADIDFLVLEVPRLDGPGAGWSDEAVPLGGTVPARDGRHARVVVYRRPVEIRTKGRDERAALVHEVVVEQVAELLGLTPETVDPRYGED; from the coding sequence ATGGACACCCCCGTACCGCCCCGCGCCGCCGCACCCGCGCCCCGCCGCCGTGACCGCCACGGCCGAGGCATGCGCGGCCCCGTCGCACCGCCCCAGGTGCCGCTCTCCGCGAGCCGCGCCGAGGTGTTCGCGGATCTGGTGCAGGACTCCGTGGAGCGCCTGGAGCGGCGCTGGCCGCAACTCGCCGACATCGACTTCCTGGTTCTGGAGGTGCCGCGCCTGGACGGCCCCGGCGCGGGCTGGAGCGACGAGGCCGTACCTCTGGGAGGCACCGTCCCGGCCCGCGACGGCCGCCACGCGCGCGTGGTGGTCTACCGGCGCCCGGTCGAGATCCGGACCAAGGGCCGCGACGAGCGTGCCGCCCTGGTCCACGAGGTGGTCGTGGAGCAGGTGGCGGAGCTGTTGGGTCTGACACCGGAGACGGTGGATCCGCGCTACGGCGAGGACTGA
- a CDS encoding DUF5719 family protein, which produces MNRTTLSLIVGATALAAVTGFAALGAPAASGSDTPKAAARLPVEQTRLLCPQPSNSDIADTSYTSFTPVAQGTGGSGKAQLTAAAEQSADSTDTGKSGKAGKGKGKKQSDAPTVTPKQPGTPATGDGSGADTPALIGTATGRFAPGWTVQETTAVAAGSGRGLLGVNCTAPDTEFWFPGASTAASRTDYVHLTNPDDSAAVVDIELYGKDGNLKSAVGEGITVQPHSSEPVLLSTLTAAKESDLTVHVSVRSGRVGAAVQALDDKLGGDWLPASTDPAGSLVLPGIPKDATDVRLVVFTPGDSDADLKVRLASPSGEITPAGNETVHVKAGMTTAVDLGGITRGEAGSLVLTPSDTPVPVVAALRVVRGKGGGQESAFIPATAPVGSRASVADNSSKGTTLALAAPGATATVKVTASAGSEGGTAVTKQYTIKGGTTQDVEVPVPSGLKGTYALTVETLSGGPVYASRTLQTTIEGLSAFTVQTLPDDRGTVAVPETRQDLSVLLEK; this is translated from the coding sequence GTGAACCGTACGACCCTGTCTTTGATCGTCGGCGCGACCGCGCTCGCCGCCGTCACCGGATTCGCGGCACTCGGCGCGCCGGCCGCCTCCGGCAGCGACACCCCGAAGGCGGCCGCACGGCTGCCGGTGGAGCAGACCCGGCTGCTGTGTCCCCAGCCGAGCAACTCGGACATCGCCGACACCTCGTACACGTCCTTCACGCCGGTCGCGCAGGGCACCGGCGGCAGCGGCAAGGCCCAACTGACCGCGGCCGCCGAGCAGTCGGCGGACAGCACGGACACCGGCAAGAGCGGCAAGGCGGGCAAGGGCAAGGGCAAGAAGCAGTCCGACGCGCCGACAGTGACCCCCAAGCAGCCCGGCACCCCGGCCACCGGGGACGGCTCGGGCGCCGACACGCCCGCGCTGATCGGCACCGCCACGGGCAGGTTCGCGCCCGGCTGGACGGTCCAGGAGACCACCGCGGTCGCCGCCGGCTCCGGGCGCGGCTTGCTCGGCGTCAACTGCACCGCACCCGACACCGAGTTCTGGTTCCCGGGCGCCAGCACCGCCGCCTCGCGCACCGACTACGTGCACCTGACCAACCCCGACGACTCCGCCGCGGTCGTCGACATCGAGCTGTACGGCAAGGACGGCAACCTGAAGTCGGCGGTCGGCGAGGGCATCACCGTCCAGCCGCACTCCAGCGAACCGGTTCTGCTGTCCACGCTCACCGCAGCGAAGGAGAGCGACCTCACGGTCCACGTCAGTGTCCGCAGCGGCCGGGTCGGCGCCGCCGTGCAGGCCCTGGACGACAAGCTGGGCGGCGACTGGCTGCCCGCCTCCACGGACCCGGCGGGGTCCCTGGTGCTGCCCGGCATCCCCAAGGACGCCACCGACGTGCGTCTGGTCGTCTTCACGCCCGGTGACTCCGACGCCGACCTCAAGGTGCGCCTCGCCTCGCCCTCCGGGGAGATCACCCCGGCCGGGAACGAGACGGTGCACGTGAAGGCCGGCATGACCACCGCGGTGGACCTCGGCGGCATCACGCGCGGCGAGGCCGGCTCCCTGGTGCTGACGCCCAGCGACACCCCGGTCCCGGTGGTCGCCGCGCTGCGCGTGGTGCGGGGCAAGGGCGGCGGGCAGGAGTCGGCGTTCATCCCGGCCACCGCGCCGGTCGGCTCGCGTGCGTCGGTCGCCGACAACAGCTCCAAGGGCACCACGCTCGCGCTGGCAGCACCGGGCGCCACAGCCACCGTCAAGGTCACCGCGTCCGCGGGCAGCGAGGGCGGCACGGCCGTGACGAAGCAGTACACGATCAAGGGTGGCACGACACAGGACGTGGAGGTGCCCGTGCCGAGCGGCCTGAAGGGCACCTACGCGCTCACCGTGGAGACGCTCTCCGGCGGCCCCGTCTACGCCTCCCGCACCCTCCAGACGACCATCGAGGGGCTGTCGGCGTTCACGGTGCAGACCCTGCCGGACGACCGGGGCACGGTGGCCGTGCCGGAGACACGACAGGACCTGTCGGTGCTGCTGGAGAAGTGA